The following proteins come from a genomic window of Miscanthus floridulus cultivar M001 chromosome 2, ASM1932011v1, whole genome shotgun sequence:
- the LOC136537072 gene encoding uncharacterized protein, with amino-acid sequence MLRPPVPSTQGRPSARLCSAAEAARPRKSDSGAVRFCSALLRDSAMLNITASISPPSVNNENYDPKVDKARKANSNDPGWKYGYWANLQKPDKVTCTLCDIEVSEGIKRLKQHLAGGYGDAKMCPKTTTAIRKEMRDYLESNKRRRPLFNEEDDEPPEEPADVVVVDAVAAPAARAKSIQAEDSAPVESQASKVQPSSGTAAKQRRANYLFKATAASNTKAKPKVNKSIVEMLRKTPEELVDERRKGCSQPTIPAKIRTKEEKHYVDQQWALWFYECGVPFNVAAARQFEIAVETSSMREEHEQAWKMYGCILMSDGRTDKRGRYLINFLVNSPAGTYFLESVDASSEVHDAFMLADLLEAKIEEIGNDKVVQVITDNGANYKAAGRILMERISTLYWNPCATHCLDLMLEEIGNLKEFKKPIARAKRVTTFIYRHGRILSLMKEKTGADLVRPAATRFATFFLTLKSLHKHRDALKALFVSEEWLGNKLAKTAAGQEVHNTVLSMKFWNSVEDCLRASAPMLIVLRVVDGDERPAMPEVAALMNHVKEKIKLSVATENKKTLLKNIIKIIEKRWVTQMDHPLYGAALYLNPGRLHSLIQANDDTTVGQLRDCFLDVLGRMVEDEEIRSKIDAQSLDYEGLRGDAFSNKMAKQNLQNLNPFDWWHSYGGRAIELQRFARCIVSLCASSSGCERNWSTFEFMKTRFQLRREKKGKKIDPLIIEEFDWDNEWADSSYVHPQGARGCDNGDNGNGLTRELVDEAVGASSSLRGRNLPRNASSKRARNGQ; translated from the exons ATGCTGAGGCCGCCCGTCCCGTCTACGCAAGGCCGCCCGTCCGCACGACTCTGCTCCGCTGCTGAGGCCGCCCGTCCACGCAAGTCCGACTCCGGTGCCGTCCgcttctgctctgctctgctccgcgaCTCTGCTATGCTTAATAT AACGGCAAGCATAAGTCCACCTTCTGTCAACAATGAGAACTATGATCCTAAGGTAGACAAAGCAAGAAAGGCCAACTCAAATGATCCAGGCTGGAAGTATGGATATTGGGCAAATCTTCAGAAGCCAGATAAGGTGACATGTACTCTTTGTGACATTGAGGTTTCTGAAGGGATAAAAAGGTTGAAGCAGCATCTAGCAGGTGGATATGGAGATGCAAAAATGTGTCCTAAGACCACCACTGCCATTAGGAAGGAGATGAGAGATTACTTGGAATCCAATAAGAGGAGGAGGCCATTGTTCAACGAAGAGGATGATGAGCCACCCGAGGAACCAGCAGATGTGGTGGTGGTAGATGCAGTAGCAGCCCCAGCAGCTAGAGCTAAATCTATTCAAGCTGAAGACAGTGCACCTGTAGAATCCCAAGCTTCCAAGGTGCAGCCAAGTTCAGGGACTGCAGCTAAACAAAGGCGTGCAAATTATTTATTCAAGGCTACTGCAGCAAGCAATACAAAGGCAAAGCCAAAGGTTAACAAGTCAATTGTTGAGATGCTTCGGAAAACACCTGAAGAACTTGTTGATGAAAGGCGTAAAGGATGTTCTCAGCCAACAATTCCAGCCAAGATAAGGACCAAAGAGGAGAAGCACTATGTGGATCAGCAGTGGGCCTTGTGGTTCTATGAGTGTGGTGTGCCATTTAATGTAGCAGCAGCAAGACAGTTTGAGATTGCAGTTGAG ACCAGTTCTATGAGGGAGGAACATGAGCAAGCTTGGAAGATGTATGGCTGCATACTTATGTCAGACGGCAGGACTGATAAGAGAGGCCGCTATTTGATCAACTTCCTTGTGAACAGCCCTGCAGGGACTTATTTCTTGGAGTCTGTTGATGCATCAAGTGAGGTACATGATGCATTTATGCTTGCTGATTTGTTGGAGGCAAAGATTGAGGAGATTGGGAATGACAAGGTGGTTCAAGTTATCACTGATAATGGGGCTAATTACAAGGCAGCTGGTAGAATTCTAATGGAAAGGATTTCTACGCTGTATTGGAACCCATGTGCTACACATTGCTTGGATCTTATGCTGGAAGAGATAGGGAACTTGAAGGAATTTAAGAAGCCTATTGCAAGAGCCAAACGTGTCACAACTTTCATCTATAGGCATGGGAGAATTCTTAGTTTGATGAAAGAAAAGACAGGGGCTGATCTTGTGAGACCTGCAGCCACTCGATTTGCCACCTTTTTCCTCACTTTAAAAAGTTTGCACAAGCACAGAGATGCTTTGAAGGCTTTATTTGTTAGTGAAGAATGGTTGGGGAACAAATTGGCAAAAACTGCAGCCGGTCAAGAAGTGCACAACACTGTGCTCTCTATGAAATTTTGGAATTCAGTTGAAGATTGCCTTAGAGCTTCAGCACCTATGCTTATTGTTCTTAGGGTGGTTGATGGTGATGAGAGGCCTGCAATGCCAGAGGTTGCAGCACTAATGAATCATGTAAAAGAGAAGATCAAGCTCAGCGTTGCTACTGAAAACAAGAAAACCTTGCTCAAGAATATCATTAAGATCATTGAGAAGCGTTGGGTCACACAAATGGACCATCCTTTGTATGGGGCTGCACTGTATTTGAACCCAGGAAGACTGCATTCTCTCATACAAGCTAATGATGATACAACTGTTGGGCAGTTAAGAGACTGTTTTCTTGATGTGCTTGGAAGAATGGTGGAGGATGAAGAAATTAGAAGCAAGATTGATGCTCAATCCTTAGACTATGAAGGCCTTAGAGGAGATGCATTCTCAAACAAAATGGCCAAGCAAAACCTACAGAATTTGAACCCTT TTGATTGGTGGCATTCATATGGTGGTCGTGCTATTGAGCTTCAAAGGTTTGCTAGATGCATTGTTAGTCTTTGTGCTTCATCCTCTGGTTGTGAGAGAAACTGGAGTACATTTGAGTTT ATGAAGACCAGGTTTCAGTTAAGGCGTgagaaaaaagggaaaaaaattGATCCTTTGATCATTGAGGAGTTTGATTGGGACAATGAGTGGGCTGACTCCTCCTATGTTCATCCTCAAGGTGCCCGTGGGTGTGACAATGGTGACAATGGTAATGGCCTTACACGGGAACTTGTGGATGAAGCTGTTGGTGCATCAAGCTCGCTGCGAGGCCGCAATCTTCCAAGGAATGCCAGCAGCAAGCGTGCAAGAAATGGACAGTGA